From the genome of Treponema peruense:
TTATGTTCTGCTTTTCGTCCCTGAATATTCCGGTAAGAACAGGTTCGTTAAGAAGTTGGCTTAGTGTAAAAGAAGGCTTTTGTTCGGTAATGCTTTTTGCCATTGAAAGAAGGCCACCCTTTTTTTCTTCGTGGTAAGCCTTTTGTATTGTTCCCGAAATCTGTGAGTCTTTTTCAAGAAAATACAGAACTGCGTCAACAAGATGTGTTCCGTCGTGAAGCAGACTGTATGCCCCGGAATTTTCTTCTGCCGGATTGTATACGCATAAACTTGAACAGAGACAGGCGTTTATTGACTGGACCGGCCCTATTGAAGACAGATATTTTTTTGCCGTTTTGAAGTCTTCTGCAAAGCGCCGCTCGTGGTTTACAAGAACAGGTACTCCGAAACTTTCTGCCACAGCTTGAATGTATTTTGCTTCATCCATGTTGAGCGCAACTGGTTTTTCAAGAATTACCAGTTTTGGTTTTGATTTGATTGCTTCTACGGCTTCTTTCTGATGTGCGTTTTCGTTTACTGCAATGACGATTATGTCGGGGCGGTGCCTGGCATAAAGGTTTGCGCTGTCTGTGTAGACTGCGGCCTTTCTGTTTGCTTCATGCCAGGCTTTGAGTGCGCATTCGTCCGTATCGCACCCGGCGATAATCTTAATGCGGGGATTGTCATTTAATGCCGACGTGTGGCTTGCGGGCTGCTCTCTTTTTTTGTCCAGTCCAAGGCTGTAACCTATGCGCCCCAAGCCAACGATGGCCGCAGTATATGGTTTTTCCGCCGCCATCGCTTATGCCTAGTTGTTTTTTTCCATAAGTTCTGCGTACTTCTTTGCAAGTCTGCGTGACTTTACGGCAGCGAGTCCGTGGTAGCGTGCAGGATCTTCGAAGAAAGTAGCCGGGTTTTCTACGCCGAGTTTTTCGAGCTGGGCAGTAATCTTCTGGTAAGCGTCTGTATGTGTTTTGAGAACTTCGAAGAATGTTTTTCCTGTCTGTTCTGCTTCGAGTGTAATCTTTCTGATAACTTCGTGACCGTCGTTGACACCTGCTTCTCCAAGAAGAATGTATGCCGGTTCTGCAAGTACACCGCCTTTTACCTTTCCGCCGGCACTTGCAAGGTTCTTTGCCATGCTTTCGTGGTCTGCCTGAAGTCCCGAAACAACAGACTTCATTCTTGAAACTGCCATTGTAAATCCTGCAACATAATCTGCAATAAAGCGCTGGCTTGCACTGTTTGTAAGGTCACGCTGGTGTTCTGAAATCTGATCCATGTAGAAAGTAATTACACGCGGGCACATTGCCTTCCAGAGAGACTTTACGTGTTCGCTGTTCCACGGGTTGCGTTTTTGCGGCATTGTGGAAGAACCGACCTGTGTGGAAGCAAAGTATTCGAATACTTCACCAATCTCGCTTCGCTGAAGGTTGCGCAGATCGTCTGCAAGGTTTGCAATAATTCCGAAGGCAACATTCATCTCAAGAAGAAGGCGAAGAAGGTATTCTGGTTCTACAAGCTGGTTTGAATATTCACTTGGTTTGAGTCCAAGGAATTCAAGGTAAATGCGTTCGAGTTCTTCTGGGTCTTTTACAATCATGCTGGGGCCGTTGTATGAACCTACAGGTCCTGCAAGTTTTCCCTTAAGCTGGTCGCTGAGTTCTTCTATGCGAAGAATTGATTTTCCAAGACGGCTTACGAATTCTGCAATTGACCATCCGAAAGTAATGGGAACTGCGTGCTGTCCGTGAGTGCGTCCTACCTGCGGGGTTTCTGCTTCGCGGTCTGCAATAGCGCACAGTGCCTTTTCAAGAGCCTTGAGTTCGGGAAGTACAACTTTTTTTGTAACATCTCTCATGCGGCAGGAAAGGGCAGTGTCAAGAATATCTACGCTGGTTGCTCCAAGGTGAACAAGCGGTCCCAGGTCTGCAGGAACCATTGTTTTCATTACGTTTACAAGAGCGCGGATATTGTGCTTTGTTTTTTCTTCTTCCTTATATACAGCTTCTGGATCTACTGAAGCGGCAATAACGTCTAGCTTGTCAGAGATGTCCTGTGTAAGCTGTCCGCGGATCTTGAGGTGTGCCTTTACAAGAGCGGCTTCTGCCTTTGCGCAGCTTCTGATGCTGGCCTCTTCAGAAATATATTTTGTGAGACCGTCGAAAACCGCAGATTCTGACTTTGAGTATCTGTGGTCAATACAAGAAATGTTTTCAAAAATATTGCGTGTTTCCATATTTGGATTATGGAACAAAGATATAAAAAAATCAATATATGAAAAAAGTTTGTTATTTTTTGTCATAATTAAAAATTGCCTTCTATATATAAGTTAGGGCAACTAAAGAAATCAAAGTTGGGTACAGACTTTCAGGAGGAAAAATGGAAAAGATTGAAAACGAACAGGAAAAAATCGGCACTGAATATCTTGAACAGTGCACGGCAGAAGATGAACAGCAGAAAGATACAGAAGATACGGTTATGGCGGCGGCAAAACGTGCATTCGGAATTTCGTACCTTTACCCGTGGCAGCGGCTTGTAATAGAAAACATTCTGGACAGCGCACAAAATCCCGAAAGCGAAGACGAGTTTTCGTGCCATGGAAAACAGATTGTACTTTTGCCTACTGGAGCTGGAAAATCAATGTGTTTTCTTGTTCCGTCACTGCTGCTCAAAGGGCCTACCCTTGTTCTATACCCGCTTCTGGCCCTTATGTCTGACCAGAAAAGGCGCATGGACGATGCCGGAATAGAAAGTGTGGTGTTCCGGGGCGGTCAGAGTAAAGAAGAGCGTGAAGAAAATTTTGCGCGCATACAAAACGGGGCAAAAATAATTCTTGCAAATCCCGAAGTTCTGCTTTCCGAAGGACTTGCGGAACGTCTTGCCCTGTGTAAAATTGCGCATGTTGCCATAGATGAAGCACACTGTGTAAGCGAATGGGGCGACACGTTCAGGCCTGCCTATCTTGAACTGGGCCGGATAATCAGAACGCTTGAGCCCAAAGTGGTTACGGCTTTTACTGCAACCGCGTCTTCCGGAGTTCTTTCGCGTATATCAGACGTGCTTTTCGGCGGCCCGGTGCATATAATAAGAAGCGACAGTGACCGCCCCAATATACGCTATTATGTGGTGAATGCCTACTCAAAGAAAAGGGCTGCATTCAGGCTGGCTGTCATGGAAAGAAAGCCGCTTATAATCTTTTGCGGAACAAGGGGAAATGCAGAAGACATGGCGCGTGAACTTGCTGCATATCTTGGAAGTGACAAAGTAAAGTTTTACCATGCTGGACTTGAGCGTGAAGAAAAGGATGCCGTAGAAAAATGGTTTTACCCCAGGGATGATGCGGTTTTGTGCTGCACCTGCGCTTTTGGAATGGGCGTGGACAAAAAGGACATTCACTGCGTAATCCATCTTGAGCCGAGCCCCACTGCCGAAGCCTATCTGCAGGAAGCCGGGCGCGGGGGAAGGGACGGTTCTGTTGCAAAGGCAATACTTTTGTGGAGCCGTGCAGACAGCGAACGGTATGCTTCTTTTAAGGAAGGAAGCCGCGAGCGTGTTCTTGCAAAGTTCGCCGAAAGCACAACCTGCCGCCGCCAGATATTGCTTGACGCTCTTGGAGGTGAACAGGCTGCGTGTTCGGGGTGCGATGTCTGTGAAAGGGGAGAAGCCGCACCTTTTGCCTCAGATGCAGGGGCCGTATTGAAACTTGTGGGACGCCGCAAAAAGTCCTACGATGCAGATTCCCTTAGTGCGGCGGCTGTAAGCGAGCTTAACCGGCGTGATCTGAATATTTTCGGCGAGTACGTGTGGAATCATGCCGATGCCGAGCGTGTTATCTTGCAGCTTATGGGCGAAAAAAAACTCAAAACATGCGGCTGGCCCTGGCGGGGTAAAATTACTCTTTGCCGTGACGGTTTTTTGCAGAATAAACGCAGCCGCAGTACTGCTGGCGGTACAAGCTGAATTGTTCACTCAGTTCCAGACTGCGCTTGAAGCCGCCCTTTTTCTTGAAGTCAGACCAGAGCCATTTTGGGCCCGAAGGATTTTGCTGTTCAAGTGCGGCGCCGATTGTGTTTATTTTGTCTGCGTCTTTAAAGGGACTTATGGAAAGTGTCGTGCAGAACCAGTCAAAGCCGTTTTCTGCGGCATAGGCATAGGCTTTTTTAAGCCTGAATTCATAGCAGCGGCGGCAGCGTTCACCTTTTTCGCTTTCAGAAGCAAGTGAAGGCTCTTCTTTTATGCGTATTGCCTCGTAGAATTCCTGCGGGATGTATTCGGTTTTCTGCAGTTTTACGCCGCATTCCAGTGCAGGAGGAAATTCACCAAGAAAGCGTTCAAGTTCTGAAAGCCGCCTTTCGTATTCTTGCGGGGGATAAATATTGGGATTGTAGTAGTAAACGTATATGTCAAAAAATTTTGAAAGATACTCTATTGTGTAGGAAGAGCACGGACCGCAGCAGGCATGGAGCAGAAGAGAAGGCTTGTGTTCTGCCGGGTTGCGTTGTGTTTCCTGTAAAATTGTGTCCAGTTTTTTCTGGTATTCGTTGGAAGACATACTTGCCCCGGATTATACCTTCATTTTTCGTCATAGGCAACAGAGCTGTGGTAAAGCGGAATTGTAAAACGGTTTCTGGTCAGGCAATCTCACCAAATTAACAATAGAACCTGTTTTTTTATCTATAAAGTGAGTTTGCCATTCTGAACAAATATAAAACCACTGGGCAGAAATAAATTCCAGAAGGGTATTCAGTTCGTTATTAGAGAGATATGCAGCATTGTTGGCAGGAATACAACCACCGTTTTTTATTAACCATATTTTTGTACCGTTTTGGAGAAGGTTTTCCTTTTGAAACATGTACATGAATTGGTTCTGTGCCTTTATCAGACCAAAAATAAATCTTATAACTGCAAACTGAAAAAAGACCAGACAATTTTCTTAAGGGTTATTTTAAAAGAAAAATAATTTTTCCAATAAATGCCGCAACAGTGTTTTATAAGTTTACTTTTGAAATTATACATTTTGTAATGCTGCATTATTCCAAGATGATGTTTCATAAAATGGTCAAATGCAGACTATAAATGTTGGGGCAGAGAATTCTACCCCATTTGGTTATTCCGGATTATCTGGCTTATTTACCGCAGGATTGGTTACCCGACTTTTAAGATTCCGGCCAGTCTGCCGCCTTTACAAAAAAATGTCTTTACATTTTTAATGTACAAAACCTGACTTCGCTCTGCTTCACCGTAGCAAAACAGAATCTGAGCCTTAACTGCACCCATACCTCCATAATAAAATTTTTATAAGGGGCTGTCTCAAAAGTACGAGACAGCCTTCATTATTTTAATGACAAACAAATTCATCTGTGCTAAAATTTAAATATGAGCAGAGGCGTAAGTGATAAAATCACATTCAAACCATACAGCCAGGAAGAAAGATGGCTGTTACCACCGAGTCTGGACGAGTTGATTCCGCAGAATCATTTAGTAAGAACTGTCAGCAAAACAGTAGATGAACTTAACATCGAAAAAATATTCGCAAAATATACAAAAGGTGGCGGAGCAAGCCGTTACAATCCGGTCATGCTTTTAAAAGTAATGATTTACTGCTACATGACAGGAGTTTATTCTTCACGCCAGATTGCAAAACAGTGCCGCGAAAATATCAATGTAATGTGGCTTGCCGAAAACCAGACTCCGGACTTCAGAACAATCAACAAATTCCGGGGAGAAAAACTGAAGGATGCAATCGAAGAGATTTTCATCTCAACCGTAAAACTTCTCAATATAAAAGGATTCGTCAGTCTTGAAAAATATTTTGTTGACGGAACAAAGGTTGAAAGCGCTTCAAACAAATATACTTTCGTGTGGAAAAAAGCAGTTGAGAAAAACGAAAAGAAACTGGATGAAAAACTCCGTGTATTCCTGAAAGAAGTTGAAGAAATAACAGACGTGGAAAACAGAGAATACGGCAACAAAGATCTCGCTGAACTTGGTGAAGACATTACCGTTACAAGTGAAGAAATCAAAGCTGTTGCAGACAAAATTAATAAGAAACTTGATGAAATTGCAGATTCAATCAACGAGGAATCAAAAGGCGTAAAAAAAAACTGAAAAAAGCAAAACGGCTGATTGAAAAAGACTATCTTCCAAGAAAAGAAAAATACGAAAAAGCAAATGCGACATTCAATGGAAGAAACAGCTATTCAAAAACAGATGAAGACGCCACTTTTATGCGCATGAAAGAAGATGCAATGCTCAACGGACAGCTCAAGCCGGGTTATAACATTCAGGTCGGAACTGAAAATAATTTTGTAATCGGTTATGATGTATTTCCGAATCCAACAGATACAAGAACTCTGAAACCTCATCTTGAAAATGTAATGAACCGCCTGGACTGCAAATTTGAAACAATAATTGCCGATGCCGGTTATGGGAGTGAAGAAAACTATGATTATCTTGAAGAGAATGGAATTACTGGTGCTATAAAATATTCAACTTACGAAAAAGAAACAAAGCGAAGTTTTAAAAAGAAAACATTCAATTTTGAAAACTGGAATTATGATTCAAATCAAAAACTGTATACCTGTCCGGCCGGAAATCCTGTTCCCTACAAAAAAACGGTAACAAAGAAAAATCATTCCGGTTATCTTCAAACTTATGATGTTTACCAGTGCGACAATTGTGAAGGCTGTCCGTTCAGGGAACTTTGCACAAAGTCGGAGTATGGAAGAATGGTTCAAAGAAATGAACACTGGCTGGAACAAAAATCAAAAGTAAAAAATCTTCTCGCAACAGATGAATATAAGAAACTCATGAAAAAACGTTCGACAGAGTGTGAGACTGTCTTCGGACAGATAAAAGCCAACCAAAAATTCCGCAGATTTCATCTTCGAGGTTCTGAAAAAGTCGGAACAGAATGGGGATTATTGATGCTTGGTTATGATTTTAAGCAAATTACAAGACAGAGCTAAGAAACCAACGAACAGGGAAAAGTCGATTTCTGGAAAAAAAGATTTTGGAATGAAAAAAAGGCTGTCCTTATGAAGTGTTGGATAACTTCTAAGACAGCCCCAAAAATAGTTAAATAGTTAAATCGCTTATGTTGCTAAGCAACAACGCTTTTAAAAGGCCCGCACACAACAAACACAATAAAGGTAGCTCTTGTAGTTGGTGGTGAGGTAGCCGTCACTGAAATCGAGTCTCCACGCGGTGTAGTCGACGTTATTGTACTGCGACGACGACCAATAGTAGTCATCGCTAATCTGCATTCCATTACAATTAGAAAGCGCACTATTAACAGCGTCTTTATTTCTGTAAATTTGCCTTAATTCTGCAATACTTGGTAAATACCAGCCTTCTGCATATTCTTCTGTACAGTTTAAATCTTGCTGGCTGTAAGTATTTGCATAATTAAAGGCAGGATAATTTGTCGCAGCATCAGCTGCGCCTTGCTCATCTGCAATACAAATCATTTGCCAGTTGTCGCTTCCGTCTGTGTCGCCACTAAATACAGCTGTATCGGCTGCTCCTGCTCCATATATGTCCGATGTACAAATAATATTATAGAAAGTTATGTTATGACCTGTCGTGTCATTTAGAGCCCACTGTAAAGAATAACTATGTTTTACCCCAACACCCAACGCAGCTCCGTAATCATTAAAGCCTATTACGACTGCAATCGGACTTGCACTTCCGGAATAAGTTTCATCTTTTGAAAGGCGTGTTCCGTCATTATAAAGAATGTCTCCAACTTCAAACTCAGAATAATCTTTTACAATAAAGTTTTGTTTTGCAGAAGTACTTCCGCTTGAAACTGTAATTTCGTATTCACCTGCTACACTTGGAATTGTAAACTCAACTTGAACAACTTTTGGACTTAAAATTTTAATTGATTCTTTTGTATTTTCTACAATTAAAGAATTGCTACAAGTAAATTCAAGATTCTTAACATTTAAAGCATCAAAATTGCTTCCTTTTACTAAAGCTTTTACTTTTAAACCGTTTTTACTAATTCCAGCTTTTGGAATTGAAATAGAATTTACAGTTGCTTGTGTGTCTACTCCTGTTACCCATCCTGAATAATCGATTTTAATTAAATCAAAGTTTCCGTCGTAGTAATCAGAAATAAAACTTGCATTATTGTTTGCACCGATTAAGTTTAATTCTTCAGTGTAAGCTGTTCCCCAATAATTACCTGTAAAATCTACAACTTGCTGATTACTATAACGAGAAGAACTTGCGTCAAGAATTATTCCTCCACAATCTGTAAATTTGTTAAAAGAGAATTTTCCACTGAATGAGCCTACTTTTATTGGAGTTTTTAATGCAATAATTTCGTTAGTTAAAATTTGAGTAGAACTTGAAATATTAAATGAAGTATTTTCTTGGAAAGTATTTCCACTAATCATAGCTACTTCTGAACTTAAATTAACAATTCCTGAAACAATATTATTTTTTACAGTTGAATATGAGCCAACGCTAAGTCCTTCAACTGTAGAAGAATCAAGATATGCATAGTTTTCAATATTTACATGCGTTTTTATTATTGATGATTTTATAACAGATTTACCTCCACTATAAAAATTACTTCCGTCATCAATATTCATATTTGAAACAAACGCAGAACCGCTTTCTGCTTTGTTAAATGGATAAATTGCTCCTTTTACATCGCAGTATTCAAAAATATTTCCGCTTATGTAATTTTGATTTGAATCAACATTTAAACTTGAAGATTTATCTGTTACTTGTAAACCGTTCCAATAATATTGCGTTGTATCATAAACCCAAGCATTTCCATCCCAATACCTATCATTATTTTCTATAAGTTCAGCGTCATCAGTTTTTGTAAAGACAATGTGTTCTTTTTCTGTTCCTCGAGCATTAATTTCACCGTTTATGCGTAAGTAATAATTTCCTGCAAAACGAATTTCAACACCTGGATCAATTGTTAAAACATTGCCTTCTTCAACTAAAATATTGTTTTCAACTCGATACGGGCTGTTTACTTTTGTAAGATGTAAATCTTCGCCGGTTAAAACACCTTTTAAAGTTTTTACTTGATCTGAAAGTGTAATTGAATCGCTTTTTTCTTGACTTTCATTACCGCTTAAATCTTTTAAAGTAATTATAATCTTATATTCGTCATTTCCACCGTAAATTGATTTTGGAAGAGAACTTATATCGTAAGTAAAATTTGCTTTAAAAGGTTCAAAACTTTTTTCTGTTGGATACAAAACTTCTTTTCCGTCGTCAGTTGTTCTATAAAGTTGAACAGCCATTTGACTTATTCCACTTCCTTCTTCTATTGATGTTATTAAAACAGAAAATTGTGGATTGTCAGTAAAATTTGCTCCTTCATTTAAAACAACACTTTCAATTACAGGAGAAGTTGTATCTTGCAAAATAACGCTTCCGCTTTCTGCAATAGTTCTTTCTTCTAATTTTGTAAGATTTTCTACAGTTAAATCTGAAGAATTCCATCCTGATTTACTAAATGTTACTGTGTGATTTACAGAAGCTAAAACATTATTTACAGTAAAAAATCCCGTTGAATCTGTTCTTGAAACAATATCGTCTTTTCCTTCGGTTTGAACAGTTACAATAATATTTGCATTGTCGTTCATTCCATTTAATAAAGCAAAACCTTTTAATGTTCACTGTCCGGAATTAATTCTAAACTTCCGCAATCTACAAAATCACAAGACACAACTTTAATTTCTTGAGTTACATCTGGAATATTATTTGATTTATAACGGAAAGTTACATAACCTAAAGGAATGTGATCAATTTGCCAAGAACCATCGTCATCTGTTGTTGTAGAAAATTTTTCAAAACCGTCGCCGTCAATTGTAATAGAAACAACATCTTTATAAGATTTTCCTTCTTCCCAGCCTGAAATGGAAAGTTTCCCTTTAACTGTTGCAGCAATTCCTTTCATTTCTACAGTCGGAACTCCATAAGTTGAATCTGTTAAAACTGTAAGAGTTTGGGCTTGCATTGTAACTTTAAAATCTTCTTTAGTAAAACTAACGCCACCGGGATAATTTCCACTTGGAACGCTAAATTCATATCTTCCATCAATATCTGTTGTAGTTGTGTAATCTGTTCCAACTAATTCAACTTTAATGCCTGAATGATTTGTGCAGCCTTCAAGATTTACAATTCCTGCAATTTTTCCGGTTGCTTTTTTTAATTCAATTTTTTCAATTTCTATAGAAGAATTATCTGTTAAAGAAACAGAAGAACTTGTTTTAGAAACATAACCTTCAAAAGAATAAGACAAAATGTATTCACCCGGTGTCATTCCAGCTATTGCGTAAGTTCCGCTTGAATTAGAAAGGGCTGAATAAATTTCTGTAGTTTCCGTTATTTTTGTTGCAGTTATGCGAACTCCTGTAAAATCAGTTTTATTTTCTAAAATTACAGTTCCAAAAAGACTTCTCATACTTACCTTTAACATTTGATCGGAAGGAATAGAAACTTCTCCGCTAGAAACAGTAAAAGGATCGCTAAGACTTGTATTATAACCAGAAATTGTTGCTTGAATGCGATAAGTTCCAGGTTTTATTCCAGATAAAGCATAATGCCCGTTTGAATCTGTAACTGTTGAATAAGTTGTATCAGTATTTTGATTAGAAAGTAAAATTGAAATTCCTTCAAAGCTGTCTTTTCCTTCTAAAGTTACGTTTCCGCTAACAATTCCTGCATTTGATTTTAAAACGACACTTTCTGCAACAGCAATTAAAGAAGATCCAACTTCAACTGTAACACCGGAATTTGTTAAAAACTCATTTCTTGAAATCGTAAGAATGTAAGTTCCCTGATTAAGTGAACTAAAATTGTAAACACCTTCAACATTTGTAACAGTGGTTTGTGTATCATTTGGATCATTTGCATTTGTAATTAAAATAGAAGTTCCTTCAAATCCACTATCTTGTCCTTCTAAAACAACACTTCCTGTAACAGAATAAGTTGTTTTTTCCATTGTGCCAATTAAACCTAAATCTAAAGTTTCTCCCATTAAAACTACAATTTCAGAAGTTTTTATTTTTGAATAACCTACATAAGTTGCACTAATTGTCCAAGTTCCAGGCATTACATTTTCAAAAGCAAAGTTACCTTCTTCATTTGTAAGAGCAAAAAGCATTTTTCCATTTGTATTTTCTGCTAAAACAGAAATACCGGTAAAATCACTTTTTCCATCGATTAAAACTTTTCCGTTTAAAGAACCGCCTATTACATAAAGACTTAAAAGAGGAACATTTGTAACCTTTGCACCAATAATTTGAATATCGCAAACAGTTTGACTTTCATAACCGTCTTTTATAAATTCAATTGTATATTTTCCAGGATAAACGTCCGTAACACCCCAAGATCCGTTTTTGTCTGTTATTGCAGAATAATTGTAAGAATTTGTACGGTCCGTTAAAACAACTTGAATTCCGCTAAAATCATCAATTTCATCGTTTAATAATACAGTTCCTTTTACAATTCCTTGACCAAAATATAAAGACAAAGCATCTGTAATTTCTGCAACAGGTGGATTTTCTTTATCTTCTTCTGACGCTTTAAGAAGAACATTTTCTTTTTGAGCAAAATTATAACCGGACAAAGTAGCCCTGATTGTATGTAATCCTTGTGGAACACCTAAAATTTCAAAATTACCGTTTTCATCAGTTAAAGCTACATAAGAAGTTCCAGGAATAAAAACAGAAATTCCTGAATTATCGCTTTCTTGTTCTCCTTTTACATTATACCTAAAAGCTTTTCCTTTTATTGAGCCGGTTGCATCAAGTTCAACTTCGCTTAAATCAACGCCGGCTCCTTCTTCAGGTTTTACATTTGAAATTTCAACCGCAACAATTGGATTTCCATTTTTATCAAATAAAGTTGCATTATAATCTATAGCTCGGCTATTTTTACTTTCTTGAAACACAGAAGGTTTATTATTTGTAAAATAAAAAGAATAAGATTTTGAAGTGTCTAATCCGTCAAAATAAAATTCTTCACCAACTTTTCCTTGTTTTACAACACCGGGTAAATCGTCGCTATAAATATAAATTTTTGAATCTTTTATAGCATTTTGAACATCTGGACTTAAAGATGGAGAAAGTCCAATTTTACCTGTAACAACACCCAATTGACTTTGAGTTTTACCTGCATTTAAATTAAAAACGGCAGTTGCAACAGCACTTTTAGTTTTTAAATCTTTTGAATAAGTTACAGCTTTAATAGTTTTTGAACCAATAATTGAAAAAGATTCAGTGTACATAGAAGAAGACGAAGAAGGTTCACTTCCGTCTGTCGTATAAAAAATTACAGAATTCGCTGTTTCGCTTGTTAAAGAAATTGTCTTTTTTCCTTCAGAATAATCTCCGCCACTTGGAGAAATTGACGGAATACTTAACACAGTTTCTTGATTGTTAAAATCTTTTGATGAATCATCTTTATCAGAAAAACTACAAGAAAAGTTTATTCCCAAAAAAAGAAAAACACATAACAAAAAATAAATTGGCTTTTTCATAAAAATACCCCCACAATATAATTTTTTGATTTAAAACAAAAAAAGGCACATTTCTTATGCATTATATAAAGAATATGCCTTAATTTTCCTATTTGAATTCACTACTGTCCAAGATAATCTCCAATCCCGAAATCCAGCACGGGCTGTCCGACAGGAGCGGAACATTTCTTAGGCGGAGTGCCAGAGAGCCATTCGAACAAATCCTTGCGCTCGAAAAGACAGACTGCAATCTCGCAGCAAAAATGTGTGAAGCTCTTTGACGACTCACGGCTCATCTGCCGGAGTTTCAGGTACAGCAGATAGACAATCAGCGCGATCCAAATCTGCGTTCTCACCGCATTCCCGCTCTGCCCGTAGAATTTCTTTATGCGAAGGTTCTGCAAAAAGCACCTAATTTATCTTGGACAGATGTGATTTGAATTATAAAAAGAGACAGTTATTTCAGAACAGAACATGTCGCGCTGCATAACTTACATCTCCCCTTAGTTTATTATGCATATTATAACACATAACAGAAAATTTATCAACTTAAATTCAATTTTCTACAATCTTCCATTCGCCAAGTGTACGCTTTTCTGCATCAAAACTTACGCCGATTTTTACCAGGCGTTTGTCATTGCCGTTTTTATCTTTTGTAACTGAATACGGAATCAGATATCCTTTTGAATCAATCTGCGTAAGTGCTTCTTCTACTGTTCCGTCGAGTTTGAATTCAAAAACATAAACAGCACTTTCTGTTTCTACAACCATATCACTTCGGCCGGCAGCACTTGCTTCTTCTGTGCGGACTACATACGGCGTGCACAATCTTGCAATTAAATAGAATAAAGTTTTGTAGTGATTTTCATCCTGCTTTTCTGCATTATACGGAATCGAAGACAAAAAGGCTTTCATTTCTTTTAGTGCATCTTCAAGACGGTTTTCACGAAAAGCCTTTGTTATTCTTAAAATAAAACTGTCATTTTGAATTTGATCTTCTGTTGCGTAATAAGGCATAAGTGATTTTACAAAGCCCAGTCGCACCTCATCATTTGGAAATCCAAGTGTATATTCATAGCCGTCATAATTTTTGATTGTAAGATATCCGCTCTGATAAA
Proteins encoded in this window:
- a CDS encoding Gfo/Idh/MocA family protein, yielding MAAEKPYTAAIVGLGRIGYSLGLDKKREQPASHTSALNDNPRIKIIAGCDTDECALKAWHEANRKAAVYTDSANLYARHRPDIIVIAVNENAHQKEAVEAIKSKPKLVILEKPVALNMDEAKYIQAVAESFGVPVLVNHERRFAEDFKTAKKYLSSIGPVQSINACLCSSLCVYNPAEENSGAYSLLHDGTHLVDAVLYFLEKDSQISGTIQKAYHEEKKGGLLSMAKSITEQKPSFTLSQLLNEPVLTGIFRDEKQNIRQFSAHYSNGLCPDITISMSGRSRFFSFEVTITGTQGRICIGNGYLKLYRRENSTLYSGFYSLAADKSVKLPKKTLFFANMIKNAVDFLDNRAPLLSTIQSGINALAVLEEIKRLFQKQ
- a CDS encoding lyase family protein; the protein is METRNIFENISCIDHRYSKSESAVFDGLTKYISEEASIRSCAKAEAALVKAHLKIRGQLTQDISDKLDVIAASVDPEAVYKEEEKTKHNIRALVNVMKTMVPADLGPLVHLGATSVDILDTALSCRMRDVTKKVVLPELKALEKALCAIADREAETPQVGRTHGQHAVPITFGWSIAEFVSRLGKSILRIEELSDQLKGKLAGPVGSYNGPSMIVKDPEELERIYLEFLGLKPSEYSNQLVEPEYLLRLLLEMNVAFGIIANLADDLRNLQRSEIGEVFEYFASTQVGSSTMPQKRNPWNSEHVKSLWKAMCPRVITFYMDQISEHQRDLTNSASQRFIADYVAGFTMAVSRMKSVVSGLQADHESMAKNLASAGGKVKGGVLAEPAYILLGEAGVNDGHEVIRKITLEAEQTGKTFFEVLKTHTDAYQKITAQLEKLGVENPATFFEDPARYHGLAAVKSRRLAKKYAELMEKNN
- a CDS encoding RecQ family ATP-dependent DNA helicase gives rise to the protein MEKIENEQEKIGTEYLEQCTAEDEQQKDTEDTVMAAAKRAFGISYLYPWQRLVIENILDSAQNPESEDEFSCHGKQIVLLPTGAGKSMCFLVPSLLLKGPTLVLYPLLALMSDQKRRMDDAGIESVVFRGGQSKEEREENFARIQNGAKIILANPEVLLSEGLAERLALCKIAHVAIDEAHCVSEWGDTFRPAYLELGRIIRTLEPKVVTAFTATASSGVLSRISDVLFGGPVHIIRSDSDRPNIRYYVVNAYSKKRAAFRLAVMERKPLIIFCGTRGNAEDMARELAAYLGSDKVKFYHAGLEREEKDAVEKWFYPRDDAVLCCTCAFGMGVDKKDIHCVIHLEPSPTAEAYLQEAGRGGRDGSVAKAILLWSRADSERYASFKEGSRERVLAKFAESTTCRRQILLDALGGEQAACSGCDVCERGEAAPFASDAGAVLKLVGRRKKSYDADSLSAAAVSELNRRDLNIFGEYVWNHADAERVILQLMGEKKLKTCGWPWRGKITLCRDGFLQNKRSRSTAGGTS
- a CDS encoding epoxyqueuosine reductase QueH: MSSNEYQKKLDTILQETQRNPAEHKPSLLLHACCGPCSSYTIEYLSKFFDIYVYYYNPNIYPPQEYERRLSELERFLGEFPPALECGVKLQKTEYIPQEFYEAIRIKEEPSLASESEKGERCRRCYEFRLKKAYAYAAENGFDWFCTTLSISPFKDADKINTIGAALEQQNPSGPKWLWSDFKKKGGFKRSLELSEQFSLYRQQYCGCVYSAKNRHGKE
- a CDS encoding DUF4160 domain-containing protein, yielding MSGLFSVCSYKIYFWSDKGTEPIHVHVSKGKPSPKRYKNMVNKKRWLYSCQQCCISL
- a CDS encoding transposase — protein: MSRGVSDKITFKPYSQEERWLLPPSLDELIPQNHLVRTVSKTVDELNIEKIFAKYTKGGGASRYNPVMLLKVMIYCYMTGVYSSRQIAKQCRENINVMWLAENQTPDFRTINKFRGEKLKDAIEEIFISTVKLLNIKGFVSLEKYFVDGTKVESASNKYTFVWKKAVEKNEKKLDEKLRVFLKEVEEITDVENREYGNKDLAELGEDITVTSEEIKAVADKINKKLDEIADSINEESKGVKKN
- a CDS encoding transposase, producing the protein MEKDYLPRKEKYEKANATFNGRNSYSKTDEDATFMRMKEDAMLNGQLKPGYNIQVGTENNFVIGYDVFPNPTDTRTLKPHLENVMNRLDCKFETIIADAGYGSEENYDYLEENGITGAIKYSTYEKETKRSFKKKTFNFENWNYDSNQKLYTCPAGNPVPYKKTVTKKNHSGYLQTYDVYQCDNCEGCPFRELCTKSEYGRMVQRNEHWLEQKSKVKNLLATDEYKKLMKKRSTECETVFGQIKANQKFRRFHLRGSEKVGTEWGLLMLGYDFKQITRQS